In a single window of the Methanofollis ethanolicus genome:
- the cofE gene encoding coenzyme F420-0:L-glutamate ligase — protein sequence MSGWFSVYALHTGLIHDGDDLTGKVLAAAGVAPCQGVQDGDILLLAESAVATAEGRVVRLDSVAPSAEALTLAERYHLEPRIAEVVLRESDCVVGGIPGYLLTLKNGTLLPNAGVDHSNAPDGAVVPLPADPDRSAAQMRTAIRERLGADIGVLVIDSRTHAMRLGCSGVAIGCAGIRAVVDEAGRLDLYGRELEVTKRAVGDCLASAAELLMGEADECVPAVLFRGSGIGITDDVGIPTIDASDCLFMGAALHADPALFNRKGKTE from the coding sequence ATGAGCGGATGGTTCAGTGTCTATGCCCTGCATACCGGGCTTATCCATGACGGCGACGACCTGACCGGAAAGGTCCTCGCGGCGGCAGGCGTCGCCCCCTGCCAGGGAGTGCAGGACGGGGACATTCTCCTCCTCGCCGAATCGGCGGTGGCGACGGCCGAAGGAAGGGTCGTCAGACTGGATTCTGTCGCCCCCTCTGCGGAGGCACTCACCCTTGCAGAGCGCTACCACCTTGAGCCGAGGATCGCGGAGGTCGTCCTGCGCGAGTCAGACTGCGTGGTCGGCGGGATACCGGGCTACCTTCTCACCCTCAAGAACGGCACCCTCCTCCCGAACGCAGGGGTGGACCACTCAAATGCACCGGACGGCGCCGTCGTGCCCCTCCCGGCCGACCCGGACAGAAGCGCCGCACAGATGAGAACTGCGATCAGGGAGAGACTGGGGGCAGACATCGGCGTGCTTGTCATCGACTCCCGCACCCACGCGATGCGCCTCGGGTGCAGCGGTGTCGCCATCGGATGTGCCGGCATCCGCGCGGTTGTCGACGAGGCCGGAAGGCTCGACCTTTATGGCAGGGAACTCGAAGTAACGAAAAGGGCGGTCGGCGATTGTCTCGCCTCGGCGGCCGAACTTCTCATGGGGGAGGCCGACGAGTGCGTCCCGGCCGTGCTCTTCAGGGGCAGCGGCATCGGGATCACCGACGATGTCGGGATCCCGACGATCGACGCCTCAGACTGTCTCTTTATGGGTGCGGCGCTCCACGCCGACCCTGCCCTTTTCAATAGAAAGGGCAAAACCGAGTGA
- the cofC gene encoding 2-phospho-L-lactate guanylyltransferase translates to MPVDAVIPFKPKNPKTRLSCVMDQEEREAFARAMLSDVIRAVRMGGCAPLLLCTAPFEHPDAPVTVDPAGLNESLDRVLASAGGPLLIIMADLPLADGAAIARMIATSADIAIMPGRGGGTNAIFVREPSRYHVDYYGASFLKHAAIAADAGLSCEVVDSFRLHTDVDEKEDLVEVLIHGAGAARRYLESLGFALSIEKGRVGVERRTHKETV, encoded by the coding sequence ATGCCAGTTGATGCTGTCATCCCTTTCAAGCCGAAGAACCCCAAGACCCGTCTCTCCTGCGTGATGGACCAGGAGGAGAGGGAAGCGTTTGCACGGGCGATGCTCTCCGATGTCATCCGTGCCGTGCGCATGGGGGGGTGCGCCCCTCTCCTCCTCTGCACCGCGCCCTTCGAGCACCCCGACGCCCCGGTGACTGTCGATCCGGCCGGGCTCAACGAGTCCCTGGACCGTGTCCTTGCCTCGGCAGGGGGCCCCCTGCTCATCATCATGGCCGACCTCCCCCTTGCCGACGGTGCGGCGATCGCGCGGATGATCGCGACGTCAGCCGACATTGCCATCATGCCCGGCCGCGGCGGGGGGACGAACGCGATCTTCGTGCGGGAACCGTCCCGGTATCATGTCGACTATTATGGGGCGAGTTTCCTGAAACACGCGGCGATTGCGGCTGATGCCGGCCTCTCCTGCGAAGTCGTCGATTCATTCAGGCTCCATACCGACGTGGACGAAAAAGAGGATCTGGTCGAGGTCCTGATCCACGGGGCCGGTGCGGCCCGCAGGTACCTCGAGTCACTCGGTTTTGCCCTTTCTATTGAAAAGGGCAGGGTCGGCGTGGAGCGCCGCACCCATAAAGAGACAGTCTGA